A single genomic interval of Hevea brasiliensis isolate MT/VB/25A 57/8 chromosome 4, ASM3005281v1, whole genome shotgun sequence harbors:
- the LOC110657253 gene encoding E3 ubiquitin-protein ligase RSL1 isoform X1: MEDQIAFGEVPSVDLLREIKLEEDEEEFRSCCGDDEVWKEHEETEKEELGENLDEFSVNMFFKGISIAEAGDSGSGFSGIGVVMERTANVPLIQVQKKLDFYVEESVADYLALMDGLTEALQHNICRVYAFTDSDMLYDQITHEEKVEIPLLIALRQRILEHASNLEMFVLEVIPRFDLERPLRLAQVAIGVVSFPADGNKSRDNCSICCEEKISPMMITMKCSHKFCSHCMRTYVDGKVRSSQVPIRCPQLGCKYYISSTECRSFLPLTLYQCLEKALAEADVLHSDRIYCPYPNCSVLLDPLECPSARASSSIQSDNSCVECPVCQRFICVECGVPWHSLMSCEEFQNLPLEERDTADIALHCLAQNKRWRRCQQCRRMIELMQGCYHMTCWCGHEFCYSCGAEYRDGQQTCQCAFWDENNSEDFVTQSVQESEQWAWETFNSLPMLVDAYSDQERSQLALIQRFLAGGFSLSDHHPYQSPPRCTDSYIDAMKDLHQLPWLERFVSVISDNYYEDYIQ, from the exons ATGGAGGATCAGATAGCTTTTGGTGAAGTGCCTTCAGTGGATTTGCTCAGGGAAATAAAATTGGAAGAAGATGAGGAAGAGTTTCGGAGCTGTTGCGGAGATGATGAAGTATGGAAGGAGCATGAAGAAACAGAGAAGGAAGAGCTTGGGGAAAATCTTGATGAATTTTCAGTGAATATGTTTTTCAAAGGCATCTCAATAGCCGAGGCAGGGGACTCTGGTTCTGGGTTTTCTGGAATTGGTGTTGTCATGGAAAGAACAGCAAACGTTCCTCTCATTCAGGTGCAAAAGAAGCTGGATTTCTATGTGGAGGAATCTGTTGCTGACTATTTGGCTCTCATGGATGGTCTGACTGAGGCTTTACAGCATAACATCTGCCGAGTGTATGCATTTACTGATTCTGACATGTTATATGATCAG ATAACACATGAGGAGAAAGTTGAGATCCCGCTTCTAATTGCTCTGAGGCAAAGGATCCTTGAACATGCCAGTAACCTGGAAATGTTTGTACTCGAAGTCATTCCCAGATTTGATCTTGAGAGGCCATTGCGTTTAGCCCAAGTGGCAATTGGGGTTGTCTCTTTTCCTGCCGATGGAAATAAATCACGTGACAACTGTTCCATCTGTTGTGAGGAAAAGATATCACCAATGATGATCACAATGAAATGCTCCCACAAATTTTGTTCACATTGTATGAGAACCTATGTTGATGGAAAAGTACGGTCATCTCAAGTACCAATCAGATGCCCTCAGTTAGGATGCAAATATTATATCTCCAGCACAGAATGCAGATCGTTTTTGCCTCTCACTTTGTATCAATGTTTGGAGAAAGCTCTTGCAGAAGCTGATGTTCTCCACTCAGATAGAATCTACTGCCCATATCCAAATTGTTCTGTCCTGCTTGATCCCCTTGAATGTCCGTCAGCTAGAGCAAGTTCATCAATTCAGTCTGATAACAGTTGTGTTGAGTGCCCAGTTTGTCAAAGGTTTATCTGTGTGGAATGTGGTGTTCCTTGGCATTCTTTGATGAGCTGTGAAGAGTTTCAGAACCTGCCATTGGAAGAAAGAGATACTGCAGACATTGCCTTGCATTGTCTGGCACAAAATAAAAGGTGGAGGCGGTGCCAACAATGCCGGAGGATGATTGAGCTCATGCAAGGTTGTTATCATATGACCTGCTG GTGCGGGCATGAGTTCTGTTATTCTTGTGGTGCTGAATACAGGGATGGGCAACAGACCTGTCAATGTGCTTTTTGGGATGAAAACAATTCTGAAGATTTTGTTACACAGTCCGTCCAAGAATCAGAACAATGGGCATGGGAGACTTTTAACTCACTACCCATGCTTGTGGATGCTTACTCAGATCAGGAGAGATCACAACTGGCACTGATCCAGAGATTTCTCGCCGGGGGATTCAGTTTAAGTGATCATCACCCATATCAATCCCCTCCCCGCTGTACAGACTCGTATATAGATGCTATGAAGGATCTTCATCAGCTTCCTTGGCTTGAGAGGTTCGTCTCCGTGATAAGTGACAACTACTATGAAGACTATATTCAGTGA
- the LOC110657253 gene encoding E3 ubiquitin-protein ligase RSL1 isoform X2, giving the protein MEDQIAFGEVPSVDLLREIKLEEDEEEFRSCCGDDEVWKEHEETEKEELGENLDEFSVNMFFKGISIAEAGDSGSGFSGIGVVMERTANVPLIQVQKKLDFYVEESVADYLALMDGLTEALQHNICRVYAFTDSDMLYDQITHEEKVEIPLLIALRQRILEHASNLEMFVLEVIPRFDLERPLRLAQVAIGVVSFPADGNKSRDNCSICCEEKISPMMITMKCSHKFCSHCMRTYVDGKVRSSQVPIRCPQLGCKYYISSTECRSFLPLTLYQCLEKALAEADVLHSDRIYCPYPNCSVLLDPLECPSARASSSIQSDNSCVECPVCQRFICVECGVPWHSLMSCEEFQNLPLEERDTADIALHCLAQNKRWRRCQQCRRMIELMQGCYHMTCWILRRSRLLVEDVSQVVSIFWKIMYRGHLFAPVP; this is encoded by the exons ATGGAGGATCAGATAGCTTTTGGTGAAGTGCCTTCAGTGGATTTGCTCAGGGAAATAAAATTGGAAGAAGATGAGGAAGAGTTTCGGAGCTGTTGCGGAGATGATGAAGTATGGAAGGAGCATGAAGAAACAGAGAAGGAAGAGCTTGGGGAAAATCTTGATGAATTTTCAGTGAATATGTTTTTCAAAGGCATCTCAATAGCCGAGGCAGGGGACTCTGGTTCTGGGTTTTCTGGAATTGGTGTTGTCATGGAAAGAACAGCAAACGTTCCTCTCATTCAGGTGCAAAAGAAGCTGGATTTCTATGTGGAGGAATCTGTTGCTGACTATTTGGCTCTCATGGATGGTCTGACTGAGGCTTTACAGCATAACATCTGCCGAGTGTATGCATTTACTGATTCTGACATGTTATATGATCAG ATAACACATGAGGAGAAAGTTGAGATCCCGCTTCTAATTGCTCTGAGGCAAAGGATCCTTGAACATGCCAGTAACCTGGAAATGTTTGTACTCGAAGTCATTCCCAGATTTGATCTTGAGAGGCCATTGCGTTTAGCCCAAGTGGCAATTGGGGTTGTCTCTTTTCCTGCCGATGGAAATAAATCACGTGACAACTGTTCCATCTGTTGTGAGGAAAAGATATCACCAATGATGATCACAATGAAATGCTCCCACAAATTTTGTTCACATTGTATGAGAACCTATGTTGATGGAAAAGTACGGTCATCTCAAGTACCAATCAGATGCCCTCAGTTAGGATGCAAATATTATATCTCCAGCACAGAATGCAGATCGTTTTTGCCTCTCACTTTGTATCAATGTTTGGAGAAAGCTCTTGCAGAAGCTGATGTTCTCCACTCAGATAGAATCTACTGCCCATATCCAAATTGTTCTGTCCTGCTTGATCCCCTTGAATGTCCGTCAGCTAGAGCAAGTTCATCAATTCAGTCTGATAACAGTTGTGTTGAGTGCCCAGTTTGTCAAAGGTTTATCTGTGTGGAATGTGGTGTTCCTTGGCATTCTTTGATGAGCTGTGAAGAGTTTCAGAACCTGCCATTGGAAGAAAGAGATACTGCAGACATTGCCTTGCATTGTCTGGCACAAAATAAAAGGTGGAGGCGGTGCCAACAATGCCGGAGGATGATTGAGCTCATGCAAGGTTGTTATCATATGACCTGCTG gatcttacgacgaagcagattattggtagaggacgtgagtcaggtagTCTCtatattctggaaaatcatgtaccgcggtcacttgtttgctccagtaccttaa